In a genomic window of Spirosoma agri:
- a CDS encoding phosphatase PAP2 family protein, translating to MKKPSYILLISGAIVFGSAAIVSCDKSITEPLRVGYTPASVDEKASTWKTYVLTAPTDVTIAAPASTSSAAYLAELADLKSKSASLTTEQQQAVAYWGTGAVYRWNEIARELAARYNVPPASTTDGKYPVPDAANPLADPKFPFANPPYAARALAYLSVAQYDGLVSAWNYKYQFKRSAPGTVDATVRVALPTSALPAYPSEDAVVAAVSYTVLKAMFPGEGPLLDAKLAEHQNSRLWAGMNVASDLSAGIDLGNQVAAKVMTRAKTDGMSTSNNQTVTAGMITSAKARGLADVWVSQESPLRPPMLPNYGVVSTWNFDAATKIKLRPEAPPALDSPEFTEALNELKAINKSQTREQARIANFWSDGAGSYTPPGHWSRIAANAASDAKYSEVRMARTLALVSTALMDAGICCWETKYYYYYPRPQQFGVKTSVGLPNFPSYTSGHSTFSAAAAVVLASIFPDQADSFWAQAQEASNSRIYGLIHYRFDCTVGLACGKNIGSYAVARGKADGSGL from the coding sequence ATGAAAAAACCAAGTTACATTCTATTGATTAGCGGTGCCATCGTCTTCGGCTCAGCCGCTATCGTCTCCTGCGACAAAAGCATTACGGAACCATTACGAGTAGGGTATACGCCCGCTAGCGTCGATGAAAAAGCCAGCACGTGGAAAACTTATGTGCTGACCGCCCCAACCGACGTTACCATCGCAGCACCAGCGTCAACGTCGTCGGCTGCGTATCTGGCCGAACTGGCCGATCTCAAGTCAAAATCTGCCAGCCTGACCACCGAACAGCAACAGGCGGTTGCTTATTGGGGAACGGGAGCCGTTTATCGCTGGAACGAGATTGCCCGCGAACTGGCTGCTCGGTACAATGTGCCCCCGGCTTCGACTACCGATGGCAAATACCCCGTTCCGGATGCGGCTAATCCGTTGGCCGACCCAAAATTTCCGTTTGCCAATCCACCCTACGCGGCTCGCGCGCTGGCTTACCTAAGCGTGGCCCAGTACGACGGACTGGTATCGGCCTGGAATTATAAATACCAGTTCAAACGGTCCGCTCCCGGAACTGTGGACGCAACCGTGCGGGTGGCGTTGCCCACTTCGGCGTTACCGGCGTACCCATCGGAAGATGCCGTTGTTGCAGCGGTTTCGTACACGGTGCTGAAAGCGATGTTTCCCGGCGAAGGTCCGCTTCTGGACGCTAAACTGGCCGAACATCAGAATAGTCGCTTATGGGCTGGTATGAACGTCGCGAGTGATCTGTCGGCGGGAATCGATCTTGGCAACCAGGTGGCCGCTAAAGTAATGACCCGGGCCAAAACCGATGGAATGAGTACGTCCAACAATCAGACCGTAACGGCGGGCATGATCACATCGGCGAAAGCCCGTGGGCTGGCTGACGTCTGGGTAAGTCAGGAGAGTCCGCTTCGTCCCCCCATGCTGCCCAACTATGGAGTCGTATCGACCTGGAATTTCGATGCCGCTACCAAAATCAAGTTACGCCCGGAAGCGCCACCCGCACTCGACAGCCCGGAGTTTACCGAAGCATTAAATGAGTTAAAGGCGATCAACAAAAGTCAGACGCGTGAGCAGGCCCGGATTGCTAATTTCTGGTCCGATGGCGCGGGTAGCTATACACCGCCCGGACACTGGAGCCGTATTGCTGCCAATGCCGCCAGCGATGCAAAATACAGCGAAGTACGCATGGCGCGGACGCTGGCGCTGGTCAGCACGGCGCTTATGGATGCGGGCATATGCTGCTGGGAGACAAAATACTATTACTACTACCCTCGTCCGCAGCAGTTTGGTGTAAAAACGTCGGTAGGGCTTCCCAACTTTCCGTCGTACACATCCGGGCACTCGACCTTTTCCGCTGCAGCAGCTGTCGTGCTGGCAAGCATTTTCCCCGATCAGGCTGATTCGTTCTGGGCGCAGGCGCAGGAAGCGTCAAACTCCCGCATTTACGGTTTGATCCACTACCGTTTCGATTGCACAGTGGGTCTGGCCTGCGGAAAAAATATTGGTTCGTATGCCGTAGCCCGTGGCAAAGCCGACGGGTCAGGCTTATAA
- a CDS encoding phosphatase PAP2 family protein: MNKSFLVLCGCFLLVSACKEPVIDEGVLPFSEPATVDADGGNWRTIVLKSTSDISVPQPAAVTSDTYKSELAQVKNGVFSLEPEKITAINYWAVGGVKRWNQIARQLVAKYNTESGNPLNATNSSASAPFAARLYAALSVAQYDALVVAWKAKYQYNRASLVDQGVTTRLPVANVPSYPSEDAVIAEVSCQMLAYFFPDETTWLKTKAAEHKQSRIWNGANVPSDIKAGEDIGTAMTAKLVERLKSDRFSAAGDPTNSWTTGLAKAPYDVKWTSLLIPARPPLLPLAGKVKTWFDSTTIAKSLPASPPATTSTTFQTDLSEVRTIASARTRDQSRIAAKWDDGAGTYTIPGHWNQLTEDYILQYRQNELRAARTYALVNRALQDGGTACWTTKYTYFTPRPSQIDPTIRTATLIPNTPGYTAEHATFASAATTVLLYLFPDETTELNAQLAEATLSELYGGTSFRFDNQQGAKLGAAVGTIAVESAKADGSK; encoded by the coding sequence ATGAATAAGTCTTTTTTAGTGCTATGCGGTTGCTTTCTGCTGGTATCGGCCTGTAAAGAACCGGTTATCGATGAGGGCGTTCTTCCCTTTAGTGAACCCGCAACGGTTGATGCCGATGGCGGTAACTGGCGAACGATTGTTCTTAAATCGACCAGTGATATTAGTGTTCCGCAGCCAGCGGCTGTCACCTCCGATACCTATAAAAGTGAATTGGCGCAGGTGAAAAACGGCGTATTCAGCCTGGAACCGGAGAAAATCACCGCGATTAATTATTGGGCCGTGGGTGGCGTAAAACGCTGGAATCAAATTGCCCGGCAGTTGGTCGCAAAGTACAATACCGAATCGGGGAATCCACTGAATGCCACAAACTCGTCGGCCAGTGCACCCTTTGCCGCCCGGCTCTATGCCGCCCTGAGCGTTGCACAATACGATGCACTGGTGGTTGCCTGGAAAGCTAAGTATCAATACAATCGGGCCTCACTGGTCGATCAGGGCGTAACGACCCGGTTGCCAGTTGCCAATGTTCCGTCTTATCCGTCGGAGGATGCGGTTATCGCCGAAGTCTCCTGTCAGATGCTGGCCTATTTTTTTCCGGATGAAACGACATGGCTTAAGACCAAAGCGGCTGAACACAAACAAAGCCGCATCTGGAACGGAGCCAACGTGCCGAGCGACATAAAAGCGGGCGAAGACATTGGCACCGCCATGACGGCAAAGCTGGTCGAACGGCTTAAAAGCGACCGATTCAGCGCGGCCGGTGATCCAACGAACAGCTGGACGACAGGACTCGCCAAAGCACCTTACGACGTTAAATGGACGAGTCTGCTCATCCCGGCACGACCGCCTTTATTGCCATTGGCGGGGAAAGTTAAAACCTGGTTTGATTCAACGACCATTGCCAAAAGTCTACCGGCATCCCCTCCGGCAACTACCTCGACCACATTCCAGACAGATTTAAGCGAAGTCCGTACCATAGCCAGCGCCCGTACCCGCGATCAGTCACGGATTGCCGCCAAATGGGACGACGGGGCTGGTACCTACACGATCCCTGGCCACTGGAATCAGCTAACCGAGGACTACATCCTGCAATACCGGCAGAACGAATTACGGGCCGCCCGGACCTACGCGCTGGTGAACCGTGCTTTACAAGATGGCGGGACTGCCTGCTGGACGACAAAGTATACGTATTTTACCCCACGTCCTTCGCAAATCGACCCAACCATCCGAACGGCGACGTTGATTCCTAACACGCCTGGTTACACCGCTGAACATGCCACTTTCGCATCAGCCGCAACAACCGTGTTGCTTTATCTGTTTCCGGATGAAACAACGGAGCTAAATGCACAGCTTGCCGAAGCAACTCTGTCGGAGCTGTATGGCGGCACGTCGTTCCGGTTTGATAACCAGCAGGGCGCTAAACTGGGCGCTGCCGTTGGCACGATTGCGGTTGAGTCGGCTAAGGCCGATGGGTCGAAATAA
- a CDS encoding alpha-1,4-glucan--maltose-1-phosphate maltosyltransferase has protein sequence MTPDNAKSSRSRSTKTVESVVNPIVNPLPIPAGRPKSGQSRVVIERVTPELDQGRFPVKAIPGDVIAVEADVFADGHDYLAVMLLYKHIGEDSWTETTMVLLNNDRWGASFVVDKQGQYVYTIEAWVDHPASWQHEVHLKVADGQRITSELLAGATYLDGMFQRAGGQVSKGKKKPADESADVSALRELAALFRDESRYDEAVSVAESDQFTFYADRYPERQHPTRYSHELGVDVDRARAGFSTWYCLFPRSAAQEEGRHGTFKDVEALLPRISGMGFDVLYLPPIHPIGMAHRKGKNNSVVCQPGEPGVPYGIGSSEGGHDAIHPELGTVDEFKHLIAIAANYGMEVAMDLAIQCSPDHPWAKEHPEWFKKRPDGTIQYAENPPKKYQDIYPVYFETEDWENLWEELKRVLLVWASWGVRIVRVDNPHTKPFGFWEWVIAEVKREFPDMLFLAEAFTKPKVMQELAKRGFAHSYTYFTWRNTKAEMQEYLTELTQGEMQHYFRPNFWPTTHDINPYSLQTGHEPQFLIRYFMAATLSSNYGIYGPSFELMEYLPFPNKEEYLNSEKYEIRLWDWHKTNKLTYLITLVNRIRHENAALQKTNNLTFCTVSDDAIMAYVKTSGDNRLLIAVNTDAYSRRAGMIQVPIWQLGIAPDQSYNVHDLLTGAYYTWKGDWNYVELDPYVLPMHLFRIEL, from the coding sequence ATGACCCCCGATAACGCTAAATCATCACGCTCCCGCAGTACAAAAACTGTTGAATCAGTTGTCAATCCGATTGTAAACCCGTTGCCAATACCGGCTGGTCGGCCGAAAAGCGGTCAGAGCCGAGTGGTGATTGAGCGGGTAACGCCCGAACTGGATCAGGGCCGCTTCCCGGTAAAAGCCATTCCCGGCGATGTCATCGCTGTTGAAGCCGATGTTTTCGCTGATGGTCATGATTACCTGGCTGTTATGCTTTTGTACAAGCATATCGGCGAAGATTCCTGGACCGAAACGACGATGGTGCTGCTCAACAATGACCGTTGGGGTGCCTCATTTGTTGTTGACAAGCAGGGTCAGTACGTGTATACCATCGAAGCCTGGGTCGATCATCCGGCGTCGTGGCAACACGAAGTTCATTTGAAAGTGGCTGATGGTCAGCGGATCACGAGTGAGTTGCTGGCCGGGGCAACGTACCTGGATGGTATGTTTCAGCGGGCCGGTGGGCAGGTCAGCAAAGGCAAGAAGAAGCCAGCCGATGAGTCGGCGGATGTGAGTGCATTGCGGGAATTAGCTGCGCTGTTTCGCGATGAGAGTCGCTACGACGAGGCCGTTTCGGTCGCTGAAAGTGACCAGTTTACGTTCTACGCCGACCGCTATCCCGAACGGCAGCACCCGACGCGCTACAGTCACGAACTGGGTGTCGACGTGGACCGGGCCAGAGCTGGCTTTAGCACCTGGTACTGTCTGTTTCCCCGTTCGGCTGCGCAGGAAGAAGGCCGACATGGTACCTTCAAAGATGTGGAAGCATTACTTCCGCGTATTTCCGGGATGGGTTTCGATGTACTCTACCTGCCGCCCATTCACCCGATCGGTATGGCTCACCGGAAAGGAAAAAATAACTCGGTTGTGTGTCAGCCGGGCGAACCCGGTGTTCCCTACGGGATTGGTTCATCGGAAGGTGGGCACGACGCTATTCACCCCGAACTGGGCACCGTCGATGAGTTCAAGCACCTGATTGCCATTGCGGCTAACTACGGTATGGAGGTAGCCATGGACCTTGCCATTCAGTGTTCGCCCGATCATCCGTGGGCCAAAGAGCATCCGGAATGGTTCAAGAAACGGCCCGATGGCACCATCCAGTATGCCGAAAATCCGCCCAAGAAATACCAGGATATTTACCCGGTTTATTTTGAAACTGAAGACTGGGAAAATTTGTGGGAGGAGCTGAAACGGGTTTTGCTGGTGTGGGCATCGTGGGGTGTTCGCATTGTGCGGGTCGATAATCCGCATACGAAGCCATTCGGGTTCTGGGAATGGGTCATTGCTGAGGTGAAGCGTGAATTTCCCGATATGCTGTTTCTGGCCGAAGCCTTCACCAAGCCGAAGGTGATGCAGGAACTCGCCAAACGGGGCTTTGCGCACTCGTACACCTACTTCACCTGGCGAAACACGAAAGCCGAAATGCAGGAATACCTGACGGAGCTGACGCAGGGGGAGATGCAACACTATTTCCGCCCGAATTTCTGGCCTACGACTCACGATATCAACCCGTATAGTCTGCAAACGGGTCATGAGCCGCAGTTCCTGATTCGCTATTTTATGGCGGCAACGCTGTCGAGCAACTACGGTATCTATGGGCCATCCTTCGAACTGATGGAGTACCTGCCGTTCCCGAACAAAGAGGAATACTTGAACTCCGAGAAATATGAGATCCGGCTGTGGGACTGGCATAAAACCAACAAACTCACGTACTTGATTACACTCGTCAATCGGATTCGTCACGAGAACGCGGCTTTGCAGAAGACCAACAACCTGACGTTCTGTACGGTTAGCGATGATGCGATCATGGCTTATGTGAAAACGTCGGGTGACAATCGATTACTGATCGCGGTCAACACGGATGCCTATAGCCGTCGCGCCGGGATGATACAAGTCCCGATCTGGCAATTAGGCATTGCACCGGACCAGTCGTACAACGTCCATGATTTATTGACGGGAGCCTATTATACCTGGAAGGGAGACTGGAACTACGTCGAACTGGACCCGTACGTCTTGCCGATGCACTTGTTCCGGATCGAGTTATAA
- a CDS encoding M16 family metallopeptidase translates to MEDYEVYTLPNGIRIAHKQIPHTQIAHCGIMLDIGSRDEQPHQQGLAHFWEHMAFKGTEKRKSYHIITRLETVGGELNAYTTKEKVCFHASVLGAHFEKATELLSDITFHSVFPEKQIERERGVILEEMAMYYDSPEDAIQDDFDELVFPNHALGGNILGTTETVSSFRREDLQQFIAENYDTSRIVFASVSNLPFKQVVKVAEKHFRDIPAQHSVRQRRMPTAYVPRHTRVERPITQAQCAIGRPAYGLTDPRRLPFFMLVNLLGGPGMNSRLNLNLREKYGLVYSIDASYTPYLDTGFLGIYFGTDPKKVDKAVGLINKELKRLREEPLTTLQLHQTKEQLIGQLAMSEESNNSFMLMMAKSLLDIDRVEALNDIFNDIKAVTASQLQTLAQEAFDENQFSSLTFVPEK, encoded by the coding sequence ATGGAAGATTACGAAGTTTATACATTGCCCAACGGAATCCGGATCGCTCACAAACAGATACCGCATACCCAGATTGCTCATTGTGGTATTATGCTCGACATTGGAAGCCGGGATGAACAACCACATCAGCAGGGACTGGCCCACTTCTGGGAGCACATGGCCTTCAAAGGTACGGAGAAACGAAAATCGTACCACATCATTACACGACTAGAAACGGTCGGTGGTGAATTAAATGCGTACACCACTAAAGAAAAAGTTTGTTTTCACGCATCAGTGCTGGGTGCTCATTTCGAGAAAGCAACCGAACTGCTGTCTGATATAACTTTTCACTCGGTTTTTCCGGAGAAGCAGATCGAGCGCGAACGGGGTGTCATTCTGGAAGAGATGGCCATGTACTACGACTCACCCGAAGATGCCATTCAGGACGACTTCGACGAACTGGTCTTCCCAAACCATGCGCTGGGCGGCAATATTCTTGGTACCACCGAGACCGTTAGCTCGTTCCGGCGCGAAGACCTGCAACAGTTTATCGCCGAGAATTACGACACTAGTCGAATTGTGTTTGCGTCGGTGAGCAACCTGCCCTTCAAGCAGGTCGTTAAAGTGGCGGAAAAACACTTCCGCGATATACCCGCGCAACACTCGGTTCGTCAGCGCCGGATGCCGACGGCTTATGTACCTCGTCATACCCGCGTCGAGCGCCCGATCACGCAGGCCCAATGCGCTATCGGACGCCCAGCCTATGGCCTGACCGACCCACGTCGGCTGCCGTTCTTCATGCTGGTGAATCTTCTCGGCGGACCGGGCATGAACTCCCGGCTGAACCTGAACCTGCGCGAGAAATACGGGCTGGTCTATTCCATCGACGCCAGTTACACGCCTTACCTGGACACGGGTTTCCTGGGCATTTACTTCGGCACCGATCCCAAAAAAGTGGATAAAGCCGTAGGGCTGATCAATAAGGAATTAAAACGCCTTCGGGAGGAGCCGCTTACCACGCTGCAACTTCATCAGACAAAAGAACAGCTTATCGGGCAGCTTGCTATGTCGGAAGAAAGCAACAACAGCTTCATGCTGATGATGGCCAAAAGCTTGCTCGACATCGACCGGGTAGAAGCGCTGAATGACATTTTCAACGACATTAAAGCCGTTACGGCCAGCCAGTTGCAAACGCTGGCTCAGGAAGCGTTCGACGAAAACCAGTTCAGTTCGCTGACCTTTGTACCGGAGAAATAG
- a CDS encoding glycosyltransferase family 9 protein, which produces MITVTNSPRFLISQTAFIGDVILATALLEQLHLAQPDAVLDVLVRKGNESLLANHPFVNEVLVWDKKGGKYRSLWALLKTIRARKYDAVLNLQRFGTTGLLTAFSGASVTIGFKKNPFAQFFTHRIDHRIEPGLHEIQRNAEFLKPLHLIVPLVKPKLYPSSADYEAVMSYQGRPYICIAPTSVWFTKQYPPEGWIALMQKLAGDLTIYLLGAPSDAPACDAMMAGVGRASGRVVNLAGKLSLLQSAALQEKAVMNYVNDSAPLHLCSAMNAPTTAVFCSTVPEFGFGPLADQSRVVQTPQQLECKPCNLHGKSACPLGHFRCAWTISVDELATF; this is translated from the coding sequence ATGATAACCGTAACCAATTCGCCCCGGTTCCTGATCAGTCAAACCGCCTTCATCGGCGATGTAATTCTGGCTACGGCACTCCTGGAGCAGCTTCATCTGGCTCAACCCGATGCTGTGCTGGACGTACTGGTTCGCAAAGGTAACGAGAGTCTGCTGGCAAATCATCCGTTTGTCAACGAGGTATTGGTCTGGGATAAAAAAGGAGGAAAATACCGCAGTCTCTGGGCACTACTTAAAACGATTCGCGCCCGAAAATATGATGCGGTTCTAAATCTTCAGCGGTTTGGGACAACGGGTCTGCTCACGGCCTTCTCGGGCGCCAGCGTAACGATTGGTTTTAAAAAGAACCCATTTGCCCAATTTTTTACCCATCGCATCGACCACCGTATCGAACCCGGTCTGCACGAAATTCAACGCAACGCCGAGTTTCTAAAGCCGTTGCACCTGATCGTTCCATTGGTTAAGCCGAAGCTCTATCCATCGTCGGCTGATTATGAGGCCGTAATGTCGTATCAGGGAAGGCCATACATCTGCATTGCACCAACGTCGGTTTGGTTCACAAAACAATACCCGCCGGAAGGTTGGATTGCGTTAATGCAGAAATTAGCGGGCGATTTGACTATTTATTTACTGGGGGCTCCCAGCGATGCTCCGGCCTGCGATGCTATGATGGCGGGTGTGGGTCGCGCTTCCGGCCGTGTCGTTAATCTGGCCGGAAAATTGAGCTTATTGCAGTCGGCTGCCCTTCAGGAAAAGGCCGTGATGAACTATGTTAATGACTCGGCTCCGCTGCACCTCTGTTCGGCGATGAATGCACCGACAACCGCGGTGTTCTGCTCGACCGTGCCGGAATTTGGCTTTGGTCCATTGGCCGATCAGTCCAGGGTTGTGCAGACACCTCAGCAACTCGAATGCAAACCCTGTAATCTGCACGGTAAGTCGGCTTGTCCGCTGGGTCATTTTCGTTGCGCCTGGACAATTTCCGTCGATGAACTCGCGACGTTCTAG
- a CDS encoding sensor histidine kinase, which translates to MNEPSTEPAHERFELLAKATHDAVWDWNLVTNQVWWNEEFMTLFGHQSGLIEDGTTFWVDKIHPADHQRVHDTIYKAINEGQTNWSDEYRFLKADGSYAYVNDRGYTLFQDGRAIRMVGAMQDITQQVANLARQQQAEQLKFVTDSALTAIGLYSIIRDKDTGEVIDLRYELINQMAQRMTGRPASDLIGRTMLAVFPGTALSGIWQQYKELATTGVPLHYQNHYTYEGYDLWYQVQGVRHGDWIVLSFLDITELKKTQLQLESLNRDLVRSNQSLQQFAYIASHDLQEPLRKIQSFGDILKSSYANQLGDGVGHLERMQSAASRMSGLIKDLLNFSRISTQHDKLVPVSLEQVVERVLDDLALPIQEKQASVQVESLPMVSGDELQLQQLFQNLLSNALKFNRPAVSPVIRISAQLIASVDLPDSVKPVRQVSAYHRISVSDNGIGFDEQYLERIFQVFQRLHTRSQYAGTGIGLAICEKVATNHGGAITASSTMGEGATFDVYLPADA; encoded by the coding sequence ATGAATGAACCGTCGACCGAACCAGCCCATGAACGGTTTGAATTACTAGCGAAAGCTACGCACGATGCCGTCTGGGACTGGAATCTGGTGACCAACCAGGTGTGGTGGAACGAGGAATTTATGACCTTGTTTGGCCATCAGTCAGGACTGATCGAGGACGGTACCACGTTTTGGGTCGACAAAATCCATCCGGCAGATCATCAACGGGTGCACGATACCATTTATAAGGCTATCAATGAGGGACAGACAAACTGGTCCGACGAATATCGATTTTTGAAAGCCGACGGTTCGTATGCGTATGTCAATGACCGTGGCTACACCCTTTTTCAGGACGGTAGAGCGATACGCATGGTAGGTGCCATGCAGGACATAACGCAACAGGTAGCCAATCTGGCCCGCCAACAGCAGGCCGAACAGCTTAAATTTGTTACAGATAGTGCCTTAACGGCGATTGGTTTGTATTCGATCATTCGGGATAAAGACACGGGCGAGGTGATTGATCTGCGGTACGAGCTTATCAACCAGATGGCGCAACGAATGACGGGCCGACCCGCCAGCGATTTGATTGGTCGAACGATGCTGGCTGTTTTTCCGGGCACGGCCCTCAGCGGTATCTGGCAACAATATAAAGAACTGGCGACAACCGGCGTTCCCCTCCACTATCAGAATCATTATACGTACGAGGGCTACGATCTTTGGTACCAGGTTCAGGGGGTTCGGCACGGCGACTGGATTGTGTTGTCGTTCCTGGACATTACAGAGCTTAAAAAAACACAGCTTCAACTGGAATCGCTGAATCGGGACTTAGTACGATCGAATCAAAGCCTTCAGCAGTTTGCCTACATCGCCAGTCATGATCTTCAGGAGCCGCTTCGTAAAATTCAATCCTTTGGCGACATTCTGAAATCCAGTTACGCCAACCAGTTGGGCGATGGAGTTGGTCACCTGGAACGGATGCAGTCAGCAGCCAGTCGCATGTCCGGCCTGATCAAAGACCTGCTGAACTTCTCCCGAATCTCTACCCAACATGACAAGCTGGTTCCGGTTTCGTTGGAGCAGGTCGTCGAACGGGTTCTGGATGACCTGGCGTTGCCGATCCAGGAAAAGCAGGCGTCTGTTCAGGTTGAGTCGTTGCCTATGGTGTCGGGCGATGAGTTACAACTCCAGCAGTTATTCCAGAACCTACTGTCCAACGCGTTGAAATTCAACCGACCAGCCGTGTCGCCCGTCATTCGAATTAGTGCGCAACTGATCGCATCCGTTGACTTACCTGATTCCGTAAAACCCGTCCGACAGGTATCTGCTTACCACCGGATCAGCGTGTCCGATAATGGCATTGGCTTCGACGAGCAATATCTGGAACGTATTTTCCAGGTCTTCCAGCGGCTTCACACCCGAAGTCAGTATGCCGGAACGGGTATTGGACTGGCCATTTGTGAAAAAGTCGCCACCAATCACGGAGGAGCGATCACCGCATCGAGCACTATGGGCGAGGGCGCTACGTTCGACGTGTACCTCCCGGCTGACGCGTAA
- a CDS encoding type B 50S ribosomal protein L31: MKKGIHPDYRDVVFHDLSSDYKFLTRSTVQTKDSIEFEGQTYPLVKIEVSSQSHPFYTGKNVLLDTAGRVDKFRKRYGTK, encoded by the coding sequence ATGAAAAAGGGCATTCACCCGGATTACCGCGACGTGGTATTCCACGATCTGTCGAGCGATTACAAATTTCTGACGCGTTCGACGGTTCAAACGAAAGACAGCATCGAGTTTGAAGGGCAAACCTATCCGCTCGTTAAAATTGAAGTTAGCTCGCAGTCGCACCCATTCTATACGGGTAAGAACGTGTTGCTCGATACAGCTGGTCGCGTGGACAAGTTCCGCAAGCGCTATGGCACCAAATAA